The following proteins come from a genomic window of Aequorivita marisscotiae:
- the porU gene encoding type IX secretion system sortase PorU produces the protein MRYTKCIFEALLVLMRKAILFFVFIALPFLGKAQSKSITIDWGNSRPAASKIEGTESSSTTKQKAKAALKLQLNKEAISYQTKWEDAGFADKTSVTLTNVRYGSVSAEELNLIDTELVPDKLEYYLGSSHSREKLFTLLKISPIIKTNSGYKKVLSFDVDYRYGPFCTDYTPDITNSVLASGKWYKFKVAETGIHKIDRSFLSSLGMNVDGINPRNIKIYGFGGKSLPLLNEENKFFDLPEIAIQVVGEEDGSFDGNDYILFYGTSTNGYVEENDSNLNPYTDNSFYYVTVSGDAGKRVRPMVEPTGTVDFTISEFDDYQFYEKDEESPTKLGRKWFGNRFDINNEQSFNFEFPNIVSSKPIQLTIKTAAASESATSMAVTVNSTSLDPIEFRALGVGGLLDLDEYRKEIPASSETVQIDLSYNNAGNPSSIAYLDYIGLWAVRTLSGAEGQLPFRYNAAETLTGVGEYQITNAAQFSQVWDVTDSQFITSKQNENNASSFSFKQTLGQVREYVAVGPSNYLAPVKVAQPVVQNQNLKGTIFKDGSGNFRDVDYLIITAPFLIQPALRLATYHKNLQGLNVKVVTTDKIYEEFSGGSQDISAIRNFVRYVYNNASTEAKRVKYVGILGDASIDYKNRLANNNNIVPTFQTLTGVSIAQSFMSDDFFGNMDPCEGTIGSGTTDIDLLDIAMGRIIADNVSMANAMVDKIIKYTSESSYGNWRTNFVLISDDIDEDNEEQLQLKLDALGDQISMEKPFINVKKIHTDAYQQEASAGGSRYPEVNEAIKSAFDVGAIIIDYFGHGGEDGLAAEYIYTKETAQNLRNKDNLPCVVTVTCEFTKFDNPLRITAGELTYLNKEGGAISLVTTTRAIYINTGVLFNQLLADNLFGYGRDVPETPAEGLRLAKQGIDSDLRRVVFYIGDPAMHLAFPKKSIRITRLNDVPIGQATDTLKALSKIKLAGEVINEAGMLMADYNGILEAKVFDKNVMRQTLDNDNFNFIMDFTTLGESLFNGKATIANGLFEFEFVVPRDIQIPVGKGRVSLYAKRNNELEDQAGVNLDIDVGGLNENAPEDNEGPLIKLFMNDESFVSGGITDDSPMLLAKLEDTNGINTASGIGHDIVAILDGDESNPFVLNEFYQADVDDYTKGKATFKFRDLEDGLHTLTLKAWDVYNNSSTAEIQFIVAGNDKLEITRVLNYPNPFVNYTQFWFNHNRPDETLDVQVQVFTVTGKVVWTKNATLPPSGSYLCREITWDGRDDFGDRIGKGVYVYKITVNSALTNQRVEKFEKLVIL, from the coding sequence ATGCGTTATACTAAGTGTATATTTGAAGCGTTATTGGTACTAATGAGAAAAGCGATACTATTTTTTGTTTTTATAGCCCTGCCTTTTTTAGGAAAGGCGCAATCAAAAAGCATAACCATAGATTGGGGAAATTCCAGACCCGCTGCGAGTAAAATTGAAGGCACTGAATCTTCATCAACCACCAAGCAAAAAGCTAAGGCTGCATTAAAGCTTCAATTAAATAAAGAAGCAATTAGCTATCAAACTAAATGGGAGGATGCGGGTTTTGCCGATAAAACTTCGGTTACGCTTACCAATGTGCGTTATGGCTCGGTTTCTGCCGAAGAACTAAACCTGATTGATACCGAATTAGTACCCGATAAATTAGAATACTACCTTGGTAGTTCGCACTCTAGGGAAAAACTCTTCACTTTATTAAAAATTTCACCTATAATCAAAACCAACAGTGGGTATAAAAAAGTATTGTCTTTTGATGTAGATTATCGCTATGGTCCATTTTGTACAGACTATACGCCGGATATCACTAATTCGGTGCTTGCAAGTGGTAAGTGGTATAAATTTAAGGTAGCCGAAACTGGAATTCACAAAATAGACAGATCTTTTCTGAGTAGCTTGGGAATGAACGTAGATGGCATTAATCCAAGAAATATTAAAATATATGGTTTTGGAGGCAAATCCTTACCGTTGTTGAATGAAGAAAATAAATTTTTTGACCTGCCCGAAATAGCCATTCAAGTTGTAGGTGAAGAAGACGGGTCCTTTGATGGTAACGACTACATTCTATTTTATGGTACCAGTACTAATGGTTATGTAGAAGAAAACGATTCAAATTTAAACCCTTATACAGACAATTCATTTTATTATGTAACCGTAAGTGGAGATGCCGGTAAACGGGTGCGCCCCATGGTTGAACCAACAGGAACGGTAGATTTTACTATTTCAGAATTTGACGATTATCAATTTTATGAAAAGGACGAAGAAAGTCCGACAAAACTGGGTAGAAAATGGTTTGGCAATCGATTCGATATTAATAATGAACAAAGTTTTAATTTTGAATTCCCAAATATAGTTTCCAGCAAACCAATACAACTCACCATTAAAACGGCTGCGGCTTCAGAAAGTGCCACTTCAATGGCGGTAACTGTTAATAGCACCTCGCTAGACCCAATAGAATTTCGAGCTCTAGGAGTGGGAGGGCTTTTAGATTTAGATGAATATAGAAAAGAAATTCCAGCCAGCAGCGAAACTGTTCAAATAGATTTATCATACAACAACGCTGGTAATCCTTCGAGCATTGCATATTTGGACTATATTGGCCTATGGGCCGTTAGAACATTAAGTGGTGCCGAAGGACAATTGCCTTTTAGATATAATGCTGCGGAAACCCTTACTGGCGTGGGTGAATACCAAATAACCAATGCCGCACAGTTTTCGCAAGTTTGGGACGTTACCGACTCCCAGTTTATTACTTCAAAACAAAACGAAAACAATGCTTCCTCATTCAGTTTTAAACAAACACTTGGGCAAGTGCGTGAGTATGTTGCCGTAGGGCCTTCCAATTATTTGGCTCCTGTTAAGGTTGCACAACCGGTTGTTCAGAATCAAAATTTAAAAGGCACTATTTTTAAGGATGGTTCCGGAAATTTTCGAGATGTAGATTATCTTATTATTACAGCACCTTTCTTAATTCAACCTGCATTGCGTTTGGCAACGTATCATAAAAACCTTCAAGGGCTTAATGTAAAAGTGGTAACCACAGACAAGATTTATGAGGAATTTAGCGGTGGCAGTCAGGATATTAGCGCAATCAGGAATTTTGTTCGCTATGTTTATAACAACGCTTCCACCGAAGCAAAACGGGTAAAATATGTAGGTATTTTAGGCGATGCATCTATAGATTATAAAAACAGACTGGCGAACAACAACAATATTGTTCCAACTTTTCAAACACTTACGGGGGTTAGTATTGCACAATCGTTTATGTCTGACGATTTCTTCGGAAATATGGATCCATGTGAGGGCACTATTGGCTCAGGTACCACAGATATTGATTTGTTAGACATCGCTATGGGCAGAATAATTGCAGATAATGTTTCCATGGCCAATGCCATGGTCGATAAAATTATAAAATACACCTCCGAAAGTTCGTATGGCAACTGGAGAACCAATTTTGTATTAATTTCTGACGATATCGATGAAGATAATGAGGAGCAATTACAGTTAAAACTAGATGCGTTGGGCGATCAAATTTCTATGGAGAAGCCGTTTATTAATGTGAAAAAAATTCACACCGATGCCTACCAACAAGAAGCCTCTGCCGGTGGTAGCCGTTATCCAGAAGTAAACGAAGCCATTAAAAGTGCTTTTGATGTAGGCGCTATTATTATAGATTATTTTGGCCATGGGGGTGAAGATGGTCTAGCTGCGGAGTATATTTACACTAAAGAAACTGCGCAAAATCTGCGAAACAAAGACAACTTGCCGTGTGTGGTTACAGTTACCTGCGAATTTACCAAATTTGACAACCCATTGCGTATTACAGCTGGCGAACTTACCTATTTAAATAAAGAAGGAGGAGCCATTTCCTTGGTTACAACTACTCGGGCAATTTATATTAATACGGGGGTATTGTTCAATCAGCTACTGGCAGACAATCTTTTTGGCTACGGAAGAGATGTGCCAGAAACTCCGGCCGAAGGGCTTAGACTCGCAAAGCAAGGTATAGATAGCGATTTAAGACGCGTGGTTTTCTATATTGGCGATCCTGCAATGCATCTTGCTTTTCCTAAAAAAAGTATTCGAATTACACGGTTGAACGATGTACCTATCGGGCAAGCAACAGATACTTTAAAAGCTTTGAGCAAAATAAAACTTGCTGGCGAAGTTATAAATGAAGCGGGGATGCTAATGGCAGATTATAACGGTATTTTAGAAGCAAAAGTGTTCGACAAAAACGTAATGAGGCAAACATTAGATAACGATAATTTTAACTTTATAATGGATTTTACCACTTTGGGTGAATCATTATTTAATGGGAAAGCAACCATTGCCAACGGACTTTTTGAATTCGAATTTGTGGTTCCCAGAGATATTCAAATCCCTGTGGGGAAAGGCAGAGTAAGTCTATATGCCAAACGCAATAACGAACTGGAAGATCAGGCAGGTGTAAACTTAGATATAGATGTTGGCGGATTAAATGAAAATGCTCCCGAAGACAACGAAGGGCCGCTAATAAAACTTTTTATGAACGACGAAAGTTTTGTGTCGGGCGGAATCACAGACGATTCTCCTATGTTGCTCGCCAAACTTGAAGATACCAACGGTATAAACACTGCGAGTGGTATAGGCCACGATATAGTTGCAATTCTGGATGGCGATGAGTCTAATCCGTTTGTTTTAAACGAATTTTATCAAGCCGACGTTGACGACTATACCAAAGGAAAAGCAACCTTTAAATTTCGCGACCTTGAAGATGGTTTGCATACCCTAACTTTAAAAGCATGGGATGTTTACAATAATTCGTCAACGGCCGAAATACAGTTTATAGTGGCTGGTAACGATAAACTCGAAATTACCCGCGTACTTAATTACCCCAACCCCTTTGTAAATTACACCCAATTCTGGTTTAACCACAACAGGCCAGATGAAACTTTAGATGTACAGGTTCAGGTGTTTACGGTAACGGGAAAAGTGGTGTGGACAAAAAATGCAACCTTGCCACCTTCTGGAAGCTATCTGTGTCGTGAAATTACGTGGGACGGCCGCGATGATTTTGGCGATCGTATCGGAAAAGGTGTGTACGTTTATAAGATTACCGTTAATTCGGCGTTAACAAATCAGCGGGTTGAAAAATTTGAGAAACTCGTCATCCTTTAA
- the gldJ gene encoding gliding motility lipoprotein GldJ yields the protein MFRKNLTLKLFITLIAATLLVGCNKSRDYKNSSRATGWKMNAKEGGFQYNPQSREQETGPGLVFVEGGTFTMGRVQDDPMHDWNNSPNQQHVQSFYMDETEVTNLMYLEYLDWLKQVFPPTDESYRKIYEGAVPDTLVWRNRLGFNEVMTNNYLRHPAYAEYPVVGVSWIQAVEFSNWRTDRVNEMVLANEGITARNAPYEVEPGETFNTATYLNAPTLTYGGNDSITRGGKKSESIAKRSKDSTNLYIQRKDGLLMPAYRLPTEAEWEYAALGLVGLRNYNAYRGKKKYPWEGQYTRSGKRRSRGDQMANFKQGDGDYGGIAGWSDDGADITAQVKSYEPNDFGLYDMAGNVAEWVADVYRPIVDDEFNDFNYYRGNVYTKNAIGEDGKVKVVTKDSIVFDTLSNGKIVARNLPGGILQVPVDENETYLRTNFSQSDNRDYRDGDKRSSRYYQSFADEEGEGADNTNRMYNSPIQKVYVDSSGTLDRQYDKSSNRTTLIDNEVRVYKGGSWRDRDYWLDPAQRRYFPQDMATDYIGFRCAMSRVGSKSKKGKRPRN from the coding sequence ATGTTTAGAAAAAACCTAACGTTAAAGCTATTTATTACTTTAATAGCAGCCACACTTCTAGTTGGTTGCAACAAATCCAGAGACTATAAAAACAGTTCTCGAGCCACCGGCTGGAAAATGAATGCCAAAGAAGGAGGCTTTCAATACAATCCGCAATCTAGAGAACAGGAAACAGGCCCAGGCCTTGTATTTGTTGAAGGCGGTACTTTTACCATGGGTAGAGTACAAGACGATCCGATGCACGATTGGAACAACTCGCCTAACCAACAACACGTTCAATCATTCTATATGGATGAAACTGAGGTTACTAACCTTATGTATCTTGAATATCTTGATTGGTTAAAACAAGTATTCCCTCCTACCGACGAAAGTTATAGAAAAATTTATGAAGGCGCTGTACCAGATACATTGGTTTGGAGAAATCGTTTAGGTTTCAACGAAGTTATGACCAATAACTATCTTCGCCATCCTGCCTATGCCGAATATCCTGTAGTAGGGGTAAGTTGGATTCAAGCAGTTGAGTTTAGTAATTGGAGAACTGATCGCGTAAATGAAATGGTTTTGGCAAATGAAGGCATTACCGCCAGAAATGCACCTTATGAAGTTGAACCTGGCGAAACATTCAATACAGCAACCTATTTAAACGCGCCAACACTAACATACGGTGGTAATGATTCTATTACCCGCGGTGGGAAAAAATCTGAATCTATTGCAAAAAGAAGCAAAGACAGTACAAATTTATACATTCAACGTAAAGATGGTTTGCTTATGCCAGCGTATCGTCTTCCAACCGAAGCTGAGTGGGAATACGCAGCCCTCGGTCTCGTTGGGCTTCGAAACTACAATGCTTACAGAGGTAAGAAAAAATACCCTTGGGAAGGTCAATATACCCGTTCAGGCAAAAGAAGATCGCGTGGAGACCAAATGGCAAACTTTAAACAAGGTGATGGTGATTACGGAGGTATAGCTGGTTGGAGTGATGATGGTGCAGATATTACAGCTCAAGTAAAATCATACGAACCAAACGATTTTGGACTTTACGATATGGCCGGTAACGTTGCCGAATGGGTAGCAGATGTTTACCGCCCAATTGTTGACGATGAGTTTAACGATTTCAATTACTACAGAGGTAACGTTTACACCAAAAATGCTATTGGAGAAGATGGAAAAGTAAAAGTAGTTACAAAAGATTCTATTGTTTTCGACACTTTAAGCAACGGAAAAATTGTAGCTCGAAACCTTCCAGGCGGAATCCTCCAAGTTCCAGTTGATGAAAATGAAACCTATTTAAGAACAAACTTCTCCCAAAGCGATAATCGCGATTACAGAGACGGCGATAAACGATCATCTCGTTACTATCAATCATTTGCCGATGAAGAAGGCGAAGGTGCCGACAACACTAATCGCATGTACAATTCACCTATTCAAAAGGTTTATGTAGATAGCTCTGGTACCCTAGATCGTCAGTACGATAAATCATCAAATAGAACTACACTTATAGACAACGAAGTTCGTGTTTATAAAGGAGGTTCATGGAGAGATAGAGATTACTGGTTAGATCCTGCACAGAGACGCTATTTCCCCCAAGATATGGCTACAGACTATATTGGGTTTAGATGCGCAATGAGTCGCGTTGGTTCAAAATCTAAAAAAGGGAAGCGCCCCAGAAATTAG
- a CDS encoding UDP-N-acetylmuramoyl-tripeptide--D-alanyl-D-alanine ligase, with product MNIASLHTYFLQSSGVCTDTRKIEKNCMFFALKGENFNGNLFAQEALDKGAFKVIVDETAFHKNTGETILVENVLLTLQQLARFHRKNLNLPIISLTGSNGKTTSKELINAVLSQKFNTVATQGNLNNHIGVPLTLLNMNKETEIGIVEMGANHLGEIKMLSEIADPDYGYITNFGKAHLEGFGSLDGVVQGKTELYQYLKKHKKKIFVNANDLKQLNKSENSERVTFGTKHSDYNIELLDGSHQLLVAFNNTEIQSNLVGAYNFANLSAAIAIGAFFNISAKEIKVGIESYTPSNNRSQLIKKGTNTVLMDAYNANPTSMMAALENFKQAKGETKIMYLGDMFELGKEAESEHQNIVDFLTENSFGNVYLVGSNFFKTANNSSHIKQFETFDELRETLKTNPPKNATILIKASRGMALERILDFL from the coding sequence ATGAATATAGCATCCCTTCACACGTATTTTTTGCAGAGCAGTGGCGTTTGTACAGACACCCGAAAAATTGAAAAAAACTGCATGTTTTTTGCTCTTAAAGGTGAAAACTTTAACGGAAACTTATTTGCACAGGAAGCACTGGATAAAGGTGCTTTTAAAGTTATTGTTGATGAAACTGCCTTTCATAAAAATACTGGTGAAACTATATTGGTAGAAAATGTACTGTTAACGCTGCAGCAACTGGCACGCTTTCATAGAAAAAATTTAAATCTGCCTATTATTTCACTCACTGGGAGCAATGGCAAAACAACTTCCAAAGAGCTTATAAATGCTGTTCTTTCCCAAAAGTTTAATACCGTGGCAACACAAGGCAACTTAAACAACCACATTGGCGTTCCCCTAACTTTGCTCAATATGAATAAAGAAACCGAAATAGGCATTGTTGAAATGGGAGCCAATCATTTGGGTGAAATAAAAATGTTAAGCGAGATTGCAGATCCAGATTACGGGTATATTACCAACTTTGGAAAAGCCCATTTAGAAGGTTTTGGCAGCTTAGACGGTGTGGTTCAAGGTAAGACTGAACTGTATCAATATTTAAAAAAACACAAGAAGAAAATTTTTGTGAACGCCAACGATCTAAAACAATTAAATAAGTCCGAAAACAGTGAAAGAGTAACCTTTGGCACAAAACATAGCGATTATAATATAGAATTGCTAGATGGCTCGCACCAGCTTTTGGTGGCATTCAACAACACCGAAATACAGAGCAATTTAGTAGGGGCCTACAACTTTGCCAACCTTTCTGCGGCAATAGCTATTGGTGCATTTTTTAATATTTCTGCAAAAGAAATTAAGGTGGGTATTGAAAGCTATACACCGTCAAACAACCGTTCGCAATTGATTAAAAAAGGCACAAACACGGTTTTAATGGATGCGTATAATGCAAACCCAACCAGTATGATGGCTGCTTTGGAAAACTTTAAACAAGCCAAGGGCGAAACCAAAATTATGTATCTAGGCGATATGTTTGAACTGGGAAAGGAAGCTGAATCCGAACATCAAAATATCGTTGATTTTTTAACCGAAAACTCCTTCGGAAATGTGTATTTAGTAGGAAGCAATTTTTTTAAAACAGCCAATAATTCTTCACATATAAAACAATTTGAAACTTTTGATGAATTGCGTGAAACATTAAAAACCAATCCTCCAAAAAATGCTACAATATTAATTAAAGCTTCGCGTGGAATGGCATTGGAGCGGATTTTAGATTTTTTATAA
- a CDS encoding YitT family protein, whose amino-acid sequence MIPFIHKIITDVVKSRQKTGKSKSATEPLEKRVNNLEIEIVHEVGDFFFLLLGVVSASFGLRGFLIPNGFIDGGVTGVSLMVNELTGVTFSLLLVCFNLPFLILAYFSIGRRFAIKSVMGIVLLAVAVAVIPYPAITDDKILVAAFGGLFLGLGIGLAIRGGAIIDGTEVLAIYISRKTSLTVGNVIMIFNVAIFTAAAYFLSTEIALYAILTYFAASKTVDFVIDGIEEFMGITIISDKNEEIRLAIIEKMGRGCTIYKGENGFAKKGEARKLVDVVYTVITRLEMSKLKTEVEKIDKQAFMIMTSVKDAKGGMIKKKPIKKFDK is encoded by the coding sequence TTGATTCCATTTATTCATAAAATAATAACAGACGTAGTAAAAAGTCGGCAAAAGACCGGAAAATCAAAAAGCGCAACAGAACCTCTTGAAAAACGGGTGAACAATCTTGAAATTGAGATTGTTCACGAAGTGGGAGATTTTTTCTTTTTACTATTGGGAGTGGTTTCAGCATCATTTGGACTAAGGGGTTTTTTAATTCCTAATGGGTTTATTGATGGTGGCGTTACCGGGGTTTCCCTTATGGTGAACGAATTAACCGGAGTTACATTTTCATTGTTATTAGTCTGCTTTAACCTGCCCTTTTTAATTCTGGCGTACTTTTCTATCGGACGGAGATTTGCAATTAAAAGCGTTATGGGGATCGTGCTACTGGCGGTTGCCGTGGCGGTTATTCCGTACCCTGCAATTACAGACGATAAAATATTGGTAGCGGCTTTTGGAGGACTGTTTTTAGGTTTGGGCATCGGACTGGCTATTCGCGGTGGTGCTATTATTGATGGTACCGAAGTGTTGGCCATCTATATTAGCCGAAAAACCAGCCTTACCGTTGGAAATGTAATTATGATTTTTAACGTTGCTATATTTACCGCGGCAGCTTATTTTCTTTCTACAGAAATTGCACTTTATGCAATACTCACTTATTTTGCCGCTTCAAAAACTGTTGATTTTGTAATTGATGGAATTGAAGAGTTTATGGGGATTACAATTATTTCTGATAAAAATGAAGAAATAAGATTGGCAATAATTGAAAAAATGGGTCGAGGCTGTACAATTTATAAAGGTGAAAACGGCTTTGCAAAGAAGGGGGAAGCGCGGAAACTCGTTGATGTGGTCTATACTGTAATTACCCGTTTGGAAATGAGCAAGCTAAAAACAGAAGTTGAAAAAATAGACAAGCAAGCATTTATGATCATGACTTCGGTTAAAGATGCGAAAGGAGGCATGATTAAAAAGAAGCCCATTAAAAAATTTGATAAATAA
- a CDS encoding bifunctional folylpolyglutamate synthase/dihydrofolate synthase, translating into MNYSETIAWLFAQLPMYQRVGQSAYKADLAATINLANYLGNPQESFKSVHVAGTNGKGSTSHMLASVFQEAGYKTGLYTSPHLKDFRERIKINGEMIPKLYVSDFVEKHQLYFKDNQLSFFEMTVGLAFDFFRNEKVDIAIIEVGMGGRLDSTNIVLPEISVITNIGLDHTQFLGNTLEKVAGEKAGIIKSNTPVVIGETVPETKHIFETVAAQKYAPISFAENLNGLDYISDLKGIYQEKNIKTVLATLMVLQQIGWSISKENIKNGLLNTVKNTGLMGRWQKLNSCPNAICDTGHNKEGLQLVIAQLAKERFEKLHIVLGVVNDKDLTSVLPIFPKNAIYYFCKPNIPRGMDASLLLSKARGFGLVGEEYISVLQAYKAALRAASPEDLVFIGGSTFVVAEVL; encoded by the coding sequence ATCAACTATTCAGAGACCATTGCTTGGCTTTTTGCACAGCTCCCAATGTATCAGCGGGTCGGACAATCTGCGTATAAGGCAGACTTAGCAGCTACCATCAATCTTGCAAATTATTTAGGTAATCCCCAGGAAAGTTTTAAAAGTGTTCACGTTGCCGGCACCAATGGCAAGGGCAGCACCAGCCATATGCTGGCTTCGGTTTTTCAAGAAGCTGGTTACAAAACCGGGCTTTATACTTCGCCTCATCTAAAAGATTTTCGCGAACGAATTAAAATTAATGGTGAAATGATTCCGAAACTCTACGTTTCAGATTTTGTTGAAAAACACCAACTTTATTTTAAAGATAACCAATTGTCTTTTTTTGAAATGACTGTGGGATTGGCGTTTGACTTTTTTAGAAATGAAAAAGTAGACATTGCCATTATTGAAGTAGGAATGGGAGGAAGGCTAGATAGCACAAATATCGTTCTTCCGGAAATTTCAGTAATTACAAATATAGGGCTTGATCATACACAGTTTTTGGGTAATACCTTAGAAAAAGTGGCAGGTGAAAAGGCAGGTATTATTAAAAGCAATACACCTGTTGTTATAGGAGAAACAGTTCCCGAAACGAAACATATCTTTGAAACCGTTGCTGCACAAAAATATGCTCCCATTAGTTTTGCCGAAAACTTGAATGGCCTAGATTATATTTCAGACTTAAAAGGTATTTATCAAGAAAAAAATATAAAAACCGTATTAGCGACTTTGATGGTTTTGCAGCAAATCGGCTGGAGTATTTCTAAGGAAAACATTAAAAACGGATTGTTAAATACGGTTAAAAATACCGGATTAATGGGGCGTTGGCAAAAGCTAAACAGTTGTCCAAACGCAATCTGTGATACCGGCCATAATAAAGAAGGTTTGCAATTGGTGATTGCCCAACTGGCTAAAGAGCGTTTTGAAAAACTCCATATTGTATTGGGTGTGGTAAACGATAAGGATTTAACCTCCGTGCTGCCAATTTTTCCCAAAAACGCCATTTATTACTTCTGTAAACCAAACATTCCAAGAGGAATGGATGCATCGCTATTATTGTCTAAAGCTCGTGGTTTCGGACTCGTCGGGGAGGAGTATATTTCGGTGTTACAGGCTTATAAAGCGGCGCTGCGAGCTGCTTCACCGGAGGATTTAGTTTTTATCGGTGGCAGTACGTTTGTGGTTGCTGAAGTTTTATAA
- a CDS encoding energy transducer TonB, with the protein MTITIIVHVIILILLFYVGMKYMDPPLEQGIAVNFGTTETGSGAVQPTEKIQSEPQRATSEPVTQPKTDIKEEVVTQETEDAPVIKKEQPKKEQTVTPVKEQPKKEVKKPDPKPDKSTTDALASILNGPKSDGTATGGEGNDKNPGDKGSIDGDPNASAYYGTGKGLDGDGNYLLGGRKALNKEKFVQDCNEAGTVVVSIEVNRLGKVTSATAGVRGTTNNSRCLLEPAKKAALATKFNADDKAPVKQIGKIIYRFSLSQ; encoded by the coding sequence ATGACAATCACGATTATCGTGCATGTTATCATCCTTATTCTACTGTTTTATGTGGGTATGAAATATATGGATCCGCCATTAGAGCAAGGAATAGCCGTTAACTTCGGAACTACCGAGACGGGTAGCGGTGCAGTACAGCCTACTGAAAAAATACAGTCCGAGCCCCAAAGAGCAACGTCAGAGCCTGTTACACAACCTAAGACCGACATTAAAGAAGAAGTAGTAACACAGGAAACGGAAGATGCTCCCGTTATTAAAAAAGAACAGCCAAAAAAGGAACAAACTGTAACTCCTGTAAAGGAACAGCCAAAAAAAGAAGTAAAAAAGCCAGACCCCAAACCAGATAAATCTACAACCGATGCACTTGCAAGTATTTTGAATGGTCCTAAAAGCGATGGCACAGCCACGGGAGGCGAAGGCAATGATAAAAATCCCGGCGACAAAGGCAGTATTGATGGCGACCCGAATGCAAGTGCCTATTATGGAACTGGTAAGGGATTGGACGGTGATGGTAACTATTTACTTGGCGGAAGAAAGGCGCTTAATAAAGAAAAGTTTGTGCAAGATTGCAACGAAGCCGGGACTGTAGTTGTAAGTATTGAAGTAAACCGATTGGGGAAAGTTACCAGTGCAACTGCCGGAGTGCGGGGTACTACCAACAATTCACGTTGCTTGTTGGAGCCCGCGAAAAAAGCGGCTCTAGCAACCAAATTTAATGCAGACGATAAGGCTCCAGTAAAACAAATTGGTAAAATTATCTATAGATTTAGTCTTTCTCAGTAA
- a CDS encoding ExbD/TolR family protein — MNLRGRNKVSAEFSMSSMTDIVFLLLVFFLLTSPAITPDALDLILPKAKGKTSNVQKASVSITKDGAYYVDKERVSEYSIENELKKVLAGQEEPTIILRAEEGVPIEDAVFVMDIANRNSFKVVLAVRPN, encoded by the coding sequence ATGAATCTTAGAGGAAGAAATAAAGTAAGTGCCGAATTTAGCATGAGTTCCATGACAGATATTGTGTTTCTGTTATTGGTGTTCTTCTTGCTTACTTCGCCTGCAATAACTCCAGATGCATTGGATTTAATACTTCCAAAGGCAAAAGGAAAAACTTCAAATGTACAGAAAGCTTCCGTTAGCATTACAAAAGATGGAGCATACTATGTAGATAAAGAACGTGTAAGCGAATACAGTATTGAAAACGAATTGAAAAAAGTACTCGCCGGTCAGGAAGAGCCTACAATTATACTTCGCGCCGAAGAGGGGGTGCCCATAGAAGATGCCGTTTTTGTGATGGACATTGCCAATAGAAATAGCTTTAAAGTTGTACTTGCGGTCAGACCTAATTAA